The genomic window TTTGTTCAAAAATTTTAAAGCTGGGCTTTATACTTTTATAAAAAATGGAGTAGTAGAACTTTCGTTAGCTAGTGACAGATTAATTATAAAAGTGGACAATACATTTGATTTTGAAGAGACTATAAAGCCGGTGTTGACGGAAATCTTAAAAAAGCATGTAATTGAAACAAAAGAAGATATTTGGTTGTTAGATGTTATCCAAAATATATTCTACTATGATGTACCAGAGGAACAATCACAAATTCTTGCAATGGCAAAATCAATCTTAGCTGGGGAACGCTTAGAACTTCCGAATGTAAAAAAAATGTTTTTTACAGAAAAAATGATTCATGACGCTTTTACCAACTTCCTAACGAGAGACATTAATTTTTGCTATGAATCTTTCTTAACTTTCCGTTTAAGAGGTTACTTAGATAAGCTAATCGATTGTGTTGAGATGGCAATTGATGAATTTCAACTAGAACAAGAATATCAAAATTTAGTAGAGAATTTCCGTTTTTACTTAAAAAAGCGAACGCCAAAATTAACATGCGTTCATCTCGTTATTGATGGAAGTTTTACTTTTTATGATGAGTATTTTCACCAACTTTCTTACGAGAAAATTGAGCATTATCTAGATAGAGAAATCATTTTGAAAAGGGAATTCCCATTCAAGAAATGGTAATCAGCCCGCTTGTTAGCATTGCACCATTGGAGGTTCACTTGTACAGTGATGATGTAGATAATAGTGTCATTCAATCTATCCAAAATATTTTCCAGGAACGGGTTAAACTAAATAGAAAAGATCATTTTAAAAAAAATAATTATAAAATCACCTAATATTGGAAGATGATGGCTTCGATGATAGAGAACTATAAATCATATCGAAGTCATTACTATGAATAGAAACAGAAAATAAACTTGCTTTTCTAATTATAAATCCATATAATAACCTACATAAGCTAAATACATCAAAAAAGTCTTGATGAGGACATGGGTTTTATTTTACGGTTTTAAGAGAGGGAAGTGCTGCTGGGAGCTTCCTAACACGGAAATAATACTTACCACCTCTGAACTTCAGTAGGGAAATTTAAAGTATCTACTGACGGCTACAAACCGTTATTTTCTCATAAGTCACATTTACCTATTCGTAAATGTGAGAATGAGGGTGGAACCACGAGCATAACACTCGTCCCTTTTTAGGGATGAGTGTTTTTTATGTTATTACCATTTTTTAGAATGAAAAAGGAGTGTTTAGAAATGAACCAAGTAAAGGTTACATTCCCAGATGGAGCAGTACGGGAATATGCTAATGGAGTAACGACAGAGGATATTGCAGCCTCTATTAGTCCAGGCTTAAAGAAAAAAGCTGTTGCTGGTAAACTAAATGGCAAAGTGGTTGATCTATTATTGCCTATCACAGAAGATTCAGCAGTAGAAATCGTAACACTTGAATCGAAAGAAGGCCTAGAAGTTTACCGTCATAGTACGGCTCATCTAATGGCTCAAGCGTTAAAGCGCCTTATCCAGAGATCAAGCTAGGTATTGGTCCGGTGATTGAAAATGGGTTCTATTACGATGTTGATTTGGAAAATCCATTGAAGCCAGAAGATCTTCCAGCAATTGAAAAAGAAATGAAAAAGATTATTAATGAAAATATTAAAATTGAACGTAAAGTTGTGACTCGTGAAGAGGCGTTACGTATTTATGAAGAAATTGGAGACCATTTAAAGCTTGAGTTAATTCGTGAGCTTCCTGAAGGTGAAGAAATTTCGATCTATGAGCAAGGTGAATTCTTTGACTTATGCCGTGGGCCACATCTTCCATCTACTGGAAAGATCAAGGCGTTAAAATTAATGAGCATTGCAGGAGCATACTGGCGTGGAAATAGTGACAACCAAATGTTACAGCGTATTTATGGTACTGCCTTTCCTAAGCAAAGTGATCTTGATGAGTATTTACATTTTATTGAAGAAGCACAAAAACGTGACCACCGTAAATTGGGTAAAGAACTTCAATTATTCATGTTCTCTGAGGAATCACCTGGTATGCCTTTCTATTTACCAAAGGGGCAAGTTGTTCGTACAGAACTTGAAAACTTTTCAAGAGAATTACAACGTGGGGCAGGATATGACGAGGTTCGTACACCATTCATGATGAATCAACGTTTGTGGGAGCAATCTGGTCATTGGGAACACTACCATGAAAACATGTATTTCTCAGAAGTTGATAATACAAAATTTGCAATGAAACCAATGAATTGCCCAGGCCATATGTTAATCTTTAAAAATGAACTTCATTCATACCGTGATCTTCCAATTCGTATGGCTGAGTTTGGCCAAGTTCATCGCCATGAATTAAGTGGTGCGTTAAATGGTATGATCCGTGTTCGTACATTTTGCCAAGATGATGCTCACATTTTCGTAACACCAAAACAAATTGAATCAGAAATAAAAGAAGTGTTTAAATTAGTTGATCAAATCTATAAGACATTTGGTTTTGAATACTCGGTGGAACTATCCACTCGCCCAGAAAATTCAATGGGCGATGATAAATTATGGGAGCAAGCTGAAGATGCGCTTCGCAATGTATTAGAAGATCTACAATTACCTTATCAATTAAATGAAGGTGATGGCGCATTCTACGGTCCAAAGATTGACTTCCACATTAAAGATGCTCTTAAACGTAGTCATCAATGTGCGACAATACAGGGTTGATTTCCAAATGCCTGAGAAGTTTGATTTAACGTATGTGGATGAAAACAACAACAAAGTTCACCCAGTTGTCATTCACAGAGCAATTTACGGTTCGATTGACCGTTTCTTTGGTATTTAGTTGAGCATTTTGCTGGTGCATTCCCTACATGGTTAGCCCCAGTACAAGTAGAGGTAATCCCAGTTAATGAAGTTCATGTTGATTATGCAGAACAAGTAAAGGCAAAGCTATTAGAAGCTGGCGTACGAGTTCATATCGATAATCGTAACGAAAAACTTGGTTATAAGATCCGCGAAGCTCAAATGCAAAAAACACCTTATATTCTAGTGTTAGGTGACAAAGAGATTGAAGAAAGTGCTGTAAACGTACGTAAATATGGTGAGCAAAACTCAGAAGCAGTTGGCCTTGAAACGTTTATCTTTAACATTAAAGAGGAAATTGCTACAAGAAAAAATAATTTAGTATAGATATGGTTAAAAAGCTGTGATTAACGTCATGGCTTTTTTTATTCATAAAACTGTTGTATTCTTTACCTCCTATGCACCGTTTTAAAATATACTTAAAATAGATTATTGTTTTAATTAAATGGTCAAAGAGCAATTGCGTCGAGATGGAAAGAGGGGATAAACATGCAATATATAAAATTAATTTTTATTATTGTAATTTTTGGTTTTCTTATAAGCATTTCAATAGCATGCTCAGTTAAAGCCCCAGAAACAGTTATTGCGTTAACAGAAGCCAGTTTAGTAGATTCTGAAGATGAATCACTAAATCATGATGAAGAAACTCTAAAGTTTGCGATTGTCTCAATTTTATCGATTCGTGAAACCCACCGTACATTTCATAAATTTGCCCAATATTTAGAGGAAGAATTAGGACGACCGGTCGAAATAATCCAGAAACAAACGTATACGGAAGTAAAGGAACTTTTTGAACGTGATGAAATTGATGCTGGAATAGTATGTGCCTACCTTTCAGTAGTAGGAAGGCGAGAAGGCATTATTAAAAAGATCGCGATGCCGGTTATAGATGGGGAAAAACAGTTTACATCTTATATTATTACTAAAAATAATAGCAGTATTAATTCAATGGAGGATCTTTACGGAAAGAACTTTGCATATTCGGATTCTTTATCATACTCAGGTTATTTAGTTGCAAAATATAATATCGTTCAAGGAGGATTTGACTTTAATAGTTACTTCTCAAATGCTTATTACACATATAGTCACGATAATACAATTTTAGCTGTAGCAAATGGATTAGTAGATGCAGGTGCAACCCATAGTGTAGTGTTTGATAAATTAAAAAAAGAAAACAATCCTATTATTGCAGAAATAAAAATCATTGCAGAAGGAGAATTAGTTGGACATTCTCCAGTTGTGATTAATCCAAATATAGACCCAGATCTTGAAATTAAGCTACGGGAAGTTATTTTATCGATGCATAAAGATGAGAAAGGGAGAAAAGCCCTTGAAAAGTTAGGTTATGATTATTTTGATGTACCAGATAAAGATCTATTTAAACCGATTATTAAAATGTTAAAAGACTTAGGAGATCTGTAGGATGAAACGGCTCTATCTTTTATTTATTTCTGTATTGAGTAATAGTAGCGTGAAAACGAAGGTTCTAGGAATGACAATCGGGTTAGTTATACTAATGGCCATAACGAGTACCATTATCCTCAGGGAAATTCTAGTCGTAAAACTTAGTGAAGATTTAGATCGTCGAGCTGTTTCAATCGCTAGTGATTTAAGTTCTCGTAGTATTGATTATACAATACTAAAAGATATTTATAGTCTGCATAATTTACTACAAGACACAACTCAACACAACCCTGATATTGAATATATTTTTATTACTGACCAAGACTTAAACGTTTTGATTCATACCTTTGGACCAGATTTTAAGATATCGGAGGATCTCTTAAATATAAATTTGCTTGAAGTAGGTAGTCATTTTGAAACTAAGCAGTTAGTGACTTTCTCTTCAGAAAATGGGGTTATTCATGATGTCATAGCTCCTATATTTTCTGGAGAGGCCGGATTTGTTAGAGTTGGTTTAAATGAGGAACAAATCTATAAAACAATCGATGCTATTACCTTTATATTAATTTTATCGACGATTTTTGTTGGGGCTATTGGTTTTGTGATTGCGTTCTTTCTAACGAAATTTATGTATCGTGATTTAATGCATTTAATGGAGAAAAGTAAACAAGTTGCTGCAGGAGATTTAGACTGTAATGTTGATATTAATTCAAATGACGAGATTGGTAAGTTAGGAAAAGAATTTAATAGGATGATAAAGAAGTTAAAACAAAAAGAGCAAGAAAAAAATCAATATTTAAATGTACTACAGATGAGGAATAGTGAGCTCTCTTTGTTGCATCAATTAGCGGTTAGTTCAGTTGATATCAATAATTTTAATAAGCATTTAAAAAATGCTGCCGTCCTACTTATAAATGATTTGAATTTAAATAGCTGTTTTATTGAGTTAGACCTTGCTGGCGAAAAAATTGCTACGTTTCAGGGGAAAAATAGTTGTCAAAAAGGAAAAGACAAAGCTTGTGAAAATTGTGAACTCCATAAAGATGATCAAGTTCTGCATGAATCACAATTTTATCTTCCGATAGGGACATCCATGAAAATTGGTCAAATTAACGTTTGCTTTATCAATAAACCAGATGAAACAACGAAAAAATTCCTCTACTCTTTTGCTAGTCAACTATCTGTTGTAGCTGAAAATGCAAGGTTATGGAAAGAAATAAAATATAAAGAAGAGTTAAGGTTGAAGCTTCTTGAACGGGTGATAACAGTACAAGAAGAAGAAAGAAAAAGGATTTCAAGAGAACTTCACGATGAAACAAGCCAATCGATAACCTCCATCATCGTTGGCCTGACCTTACTTGAGGAACATTCAATTTCGGATGCGATGAAACAAAAGATTCAAGATTTAAAAGTAGTATCGCAAAAAACATTGGAGGAGATTCATTATATATCTTGGTCACTTAGGCCAAGTGTATTAGATGATCTTGGCTTATTACCAGCAATTAAAAAGTATGTCATTGAGTATATGAATAAATTTAATCTAGACGTTGATATTCAAGTGATTGGGTTTAATCAACTCCGCGTTTCTTCGATTATTGAGGTGACGATATATCGTGTTATACAAGAAGCTTTAACAAATGCAGCTAGGCATGCCGAAGCTGAAAATATAAGTATCATTCTAAAACATTCCAATGGTATTGTTTCGGTTATTATTGAAGATGATGGTAAAGGATTTGATGCTAATCAAATGTTAAATGCAAATCTTGTAAAGGATCATTTAGGTTTAAAAGGAATGCAGGAACGAATTGAATCTTTAGGTGGGAAACTATTGATTGAATCCAACGTAGGTATTGGAACGACTGTTTATGTGAAAGACATTTTGATTGGAGATGAACCTTGTGACAAAACCGAAAATTATGCTAGCTGATGATCACGGAGTGTTATTGTCCGGGATTCAACTATTATTATCAAAAGTAGATGAGTGGGAAATTATAGGAACAGTCTCACGGGGGGAAGAAGCCGTTGAGAAGGCCGCTATATGGAAACCCGACTTAATATTAATGGATATATCTATGCCTGGTATTGGTGGGATTGAAGCGACCAAGCAAATTAAAGAGATATTTCCACAAATGAAAATCTTAATGTTAACGATGTTTTCTGAGGAAGACTATCTAAAAAAGGCGTTAATGGCTGGTGCTTCTGGTTACGTTTTAAAGAAGGCTGTAGATACAGAGCTTATTTCAGCGGTCAATACTGTCCTTCAAGGTGAAACATATATCTATCCAACATTATCAAGCTTTCTTTTACGTGGTTTTGTTGAAGAACCAAAGGCTAGTCAACAAAAGGTGTGTCCATTAAGTGTAAGGGAAAAAGAAGTGCTTAAATACGTTGCTTTAGGCTTTACGTATCAAGAAATTGCGGAACAATTATTTGTAAGTGTAAAAACCGTCGAAACACATAAAGCGAGAATTTCTGAAAAATTAGGCATGAAGAAGAGATCCGAGTTAGTACGCTATGCAGTTGCTCAAGGACTAATATCAATTAGTGATTAAAGCTAGGGAGATTTTATTTCCCTAGCTTTTTTTCTAATCTTTTAGGTTATTAGATTTGGATCTAAGGAAGTTAGCGATATGTGCCAATAAATATCATTTCATTGTTTTACATATTATTTAAACTCGTTTGTCAGGGTTTTCCCGGATAGATTAGGGGGAATACGCAATTTTAATTACCTGAAAATAAGGGTTTTTACAGAAGATAACCATGAATTTAACTGATAAAAAATATGTGATTTTGTGTGAAAATGTAGTTAAGCAAGAAATGCTCATTAAACATTAAAGGTATTTCAAGTTTACTCAAAAATAAAAAAGGAGGAAAAGAAATGAAAAAAGTCGATTGCTAATCTTAGCAATCCTCATAGTTGCTATTGCGACAGTTGTTTCAGGATGTACCACTAAAAAAACAACAACAACACCTATAGCTGTAGCAGCCGAGGAATTATCCTATTATGACAAATTTGTTGGACCGGAAAAATGTGCAGACTGTCATGACGACCATATGGAAAATTGGGAAACATCATGGCATACCAAAAAAACTATTGAAGGACCCGCACTTGGGGGAGGCGATCTCATCTGGGATTGGGTTCCTGCTAAATGGGATCAACTAGATTCTTATTTGATTTTGGATCAAAAAGATAAAGACACTCTTTATGTATCTACTAAAAAGTATGCTTTAGATGAAGTGGCTTTCTCAGTAGGAAGCGTCCGGAAGCAACGCTACTTGGTTTACTATGATGGGTCACCAATGGAAGCATACTTGGCGTACACTGAAAATGGTGGTATTAGTTTCGAGGTAGATAAATCTCAAACTGTTCAATTTGAAGGTAACAAAGAGCGTGCAGGTTATAACTTTTTATTTTTAGAATTACACAATGAGGATGACATTAGAGGTTACGGTGAGTTTCGTTCATGGCAAGAACGTTGTATTGGTTGTCATACAACTGGATTTAACCCAGAGGCATGGAACGAAGCCAAAGAAGAATTTATTAACGGCGAACGTGAACATTTAAGAGATACTTTTGTCACGACTGTATCAATTAGCTGTGAATCATGTCATGGTCCAGGTAAAGACCATGCAGACTTCCCATTACGAAAAGGGAATATCATTAATCCAGCAAAACTGGCTATGGATGATCCGACACGTAAAATGGTTTGTGAGCAATGTCATACTCGAACACAAACAAACATTCTTTACGGGAATGGCGCAAATGACAACCGTGGCTTTAAGCTAGGTGAACATGTATATACTGAAATTATGCAATACACTCGTCCTGCTTGGGGCACAGGAAACCGACAAGTTTCCATTGATGGGAAAGGACGTCGTGATCACCAGCAAGACATGGATATCCGATTACAGGATCATATTAAAGGCGGATCTACTATTCACGGACAAATGGCTTGTTTTGACTGTCATGACTCTCATAGCGTAGGAAATAATCCTGATAATCCACGCACATATGGTGAAACTCCAGTATCTAACTGTGTTACATGTCATGGACTTGATGCAGAAGAAAACTTGAAGGTTTTAAATGGAACTCTAGGTTGGGAGAAATTTGGTTTTGGAAATTGGGGTAACGAAGGTGGACGTAGTGGGAATAAACAGCATATTTTCAATTTTGACGATGAAGGGAGAACTTTCGGACTTACTGCAGATCAATATGTTTGGGCTCTGCTGAAAGATGGAAACCCTGCAGAACAAGAAGGTTGGGAATCAATTTGGCCGTGGGAAATTGAACTTTATGAAGCACAAGGACAAAAAATCTATATTGGCGAGAAGCCTTGGGAAGAGGGTGAATAGATATGACATATACTAAAAAGAAGCTATGGTTGATCATTTTAGCCGCTGTTTTTGCGGGGATCGTTATATCTGTTATCACTGTCGGAACAACAAGTGCTACAACGAAAAGTAGCTTTTGTTTAAATTGTCATGATGCACCTGAATTTTCATCGAGCATGGCTCAAACGCCTCATGGAAATCTTGAATGCTTAAGCTGTCATGGTGAAGGGTTCGTTAAAGACAAAATCAATGGTGTTGGCCATCTGATGAGCACAATTACGGGTAAAATGGATCCGAACGCATACCATGAATATGGGGCAGAAGTTGATAGTGAAAAATGTTTATCTTGTCACAATATTGAAAATACAAAACGTGATAGCGGTTCTGTAACAATGCATTTAAAGGTTGTCGAAAAAGATATGAGTTGTACACGTTGCCACGATACACTGTTCTTCCATGGACATGGTGTAGAATAATACAACGTAAAAAGCAAAGGTTGGCCAATTTAGTTGGTCAACCTTTTGTTTATTCTTTGGGCAGTATAAAATTTAATACTCCCTTTGAAACTTAATAGCCGGCCCTTCAAATGTAATATTTTTTAATATTTTGAGTTTATTTCTCCGTTTTGACTTTGTGTATTGTTGTTCGTAATGAGTAGCTATATCTTCGGGAAGTCCCTTTTCCTTAATTTCAGTTTTTAATTCCATTAATAAACTTTGAAAGGCCAAATCAATTTCCTTTTCTAATTGATTTCCTTTATCGACATAGGAAAAAAGAAGGGGGAGGGTGGCTTTGCCATGCTCCTTTTTAATTACATACTCTCGGTATGCTTCATCAATGAGATTGTTGAGTTTGTTAACAGCTTGCATTTCAATCTCTTCAAATCTAGGTAAAAATTTCTCGTTTAGTTCGATTTCTTGTCCATAAGTAAAGACATTTGGGAATAGTAAAAAGACTAAGAAAGTTATTGTTATATTTCGCAAAAAGATCACCGTCGCTTTATAATGGTAAAACATATCTTTTTAAGTATGAGATGTTACAAGCCGTTTTATCCAAATAGTGGATAAAAATCTTGATTTGTTCACAATTAGA from Anaerobacillus sp. CMMVII includes these protein-coding regions:
- a CDS encoding cytochrome c family protein, giving the protein MLILAILIVAIATVVSGCTTKKTTTTPIAVAAEELSYYDKFVGPEKCADCHDDHMENWETSWHTKKTIEGPALGGGDLIWDWVPAKWDQLDSYLILDQKDKDTLYVSTKKYALDEVAFSVGSVRKQRYLVYYDGSPMEAYLAYTENGGISFEVDKSQTVQFEGNKERAGYNFLFLELHNEDDIRGYGEFRSWQERCIGCHTTGFNPEAWNEAKEEFINGEREHLRDTFVTTVSISCESCHGPGKDHADFPLRKGNIINPAKLAMDDPTRKMVCEQCHTRTQTNILYGNGANDNRGFKLGEHVYTEIMQYTRPAWGTGNRQVSIDGKGRRDHQQDMDIRLQDHIKGGSTIHGQMACFDCHDSHSVGNNPDNPRTYGETPVSNCVTCHGLDAEENLKVLNGTLGWEKFGFGNWGNEGGRSGNKQHIFNFDDEGRTFGLTADQYVWALLKDGNPAEQEGWESIWPWEIELYEAQGQKIYIGEKPWEEGE
- a CDS encoding ATP-binding protein, with the translated sequence MKRLYLLFISVLSNSSVKTKVLGMTIGLVILMAITSTIILREILVVKLSEDLDRRAVSIASDLSSRSIDYTILKDIYSLHNLLQDTTQHNPDIEYIFITDQDLNVLIHTFGPDFKISEDLLNINLLEVGSHFETKQLVTFSSENGVIHDVIAPIFSGEAGFVRVGLNEEQIYKTIDAITFILILSTIFVGAIGFVIAFFLTKFMYRDLMHLMEKSKQVAAGDLDCNVDINSNDEIGKLGKEFNRMIKKLKQKEQEKNQYLNVLQMRNSELSLLHQLAVSSVDINNFNKHLKNAAVLLINDLNLNSCFIELDLAGEKIATFQGKNSCQKGKDKACENCELHKDDQVLHESQFYLPIGTSMKIGQINVCFINKPDETTKKFLYSFASQLSVVAENARLWKEIKYKEELRLKLLERVITVQEEERKRISRELHDETSQSITSIIVGLTLLEEHSISDAMKQKIQDLKVVSQKTLEEIHYISWSLRPSVLDDLGLLPAIKKYVIEYMNKFNLDVDIQVIGFNQLRVSSIIEVTIYRVIQEALTNAARHAEAENISIILKHSNGIVSVIIEDDGKGFDANQMLNANLVKDHLGLKGMQERIESLGGKLLIESNVGIGTTVYVKDILIGDEPCDKTENYAS
- the phnD gene encoding phosphate/phosphite/phosphonate ABC transporter substrate-binding protein; this encodes MQYIKLIFIIVIFGFLISISIACSVKAPETVIALTEASLVDSEDESLNHDEETLKFAIVSILSIRETHRTFHKFAQYLEEELGRPVEIIQKQTYTEVKELFERDEIDAGIVCAYLSVVGRREGIIKKIAMPVIDGEKQFTSYIITKNNSSINSMEDLYGKNFAYSDSLSYSGYLVAKYNIVQGGFDFNSYFSNAYYTYSHDNTILAVANGLVDAGATHSVVFDKLKKENNPIIAEIKIIAEGELVGHSPVVINPNIDPDLEIKLREVILSMHKDEKGRKALEKLGYDYFDVPDKDLFKPIIKMLKDLGDL
- a CDS encoding NapC/NirT family cytochrome c; this encodes MTYTKKKLWLIILAAVFAGIVISVITVGTTSATTKSSFCLNCHDAPEFSSSMAQTPHGNLECLSCHGEGFVKDKINGVGHLMSTITGKMDPNAYHEYGAEVDSEKCLSCHNIENTKRDSGSVTMHLKVVEKDMSCTRCHDTLFFHGHGVE
- the ytxC gene encoding sporulation protein YtxC — encoded protein: MIEIYLQNKLDRYYLFKNFKAGLYTFIKNGVVELSLASDRLIIKVDNTFDFEETIKPVLTEILKKHVIETKEDIWLLDVIQNIFYYDVPEEQSQILAMAKSILAGERLELPNVKKMFFTEKMIHDAFTNFLTRDINFCYESFLTFRLRGYLDKLIDCVEMAIDEFQLEQEYQNLVENFRFYLKKRTPKLTCVHLVIDGSFTFYDEYFHQLSYEKIEHYLDREIILKREFPFKKW
- the ytxC gene encoding sporulation protein YtxC, which produces MVISPLVSIAPLEVHLYSDDVDNSVIQSIQNIFQERVKLNRKDHFKKNNYKIT
- a CDS encoding response regulator transcription factor; amino-acid sequence: MTKPKIMLADDHGVLLSGIQLLLSKVDEWEIIGTVSRGEEAVEKAAIWKPDLILMDISMPGIGGIEATKQIKEIFPQMKILMLTMFSEEDYLKKALMAGASGYVLKKAVDTELISAVNTVLQGETYIYPTLSSFLLRGFVEEPKASQQKVCPLSVREKEVLKYVALGFTYQEIAEQLFVSVKTVETHKARISEKLGMKKRSELVRYAVAQGLISISD